The genomic interval GAAAGGCACGGGGTGGGCGACAGACCCATGTGGGGACAGAGAAGatcctctgcctcctgctgagGAGCTACTGGTGTTCCTGCATCCTTGATCTGTACATAGATTACCTTCAGTATTGTTGGCATGAGTGAACCTAAGATGACTTCAACCTGAAATGCTATGACAAAATTTTACTCATTCTTAAAATTTAGaagttaataaattaaaaatatatataaaataaatatagaacTATAAACTTGATCTATAActgaaatggatgaaaaatgccttctaaatatatttacattctttttttttttcttgtagatgACAGTCATGTCCCATTCAAAGGATCTCAAGGATGACTTCCACAGTGACACTgtactttccattttaaatgaacagCGCATTCGGGGTATTTTATGTGATGTCACCATAATTGTGGAAGATACCAAATTTAAAGCCCATAGTAATGTGCTGGCAGCTTCAAGcctttactttaaaaacattttttggaGTCGTACTATCTGTATTTCAGGTCATGTACTGGAGTTAGATGATCTCAAAGCTGAAGTgtttacagaaatactgaattacATCTACAGTTCCACAGTCGTCGTTAAGAGGCAGGAGACTGTAATGGACCttgcagctgcagggaaaaaactGGGAATATCATTTCTAGAAGATCTTACGGATGTTAATTTTTCAAGTTCCCCCTGCCCCTATGCATACTGTATTAATGAAAAAGGAACtgtcaaagaggaaaaacatgagAAGAGACATGAAGACTCCGCTGTGACAAATGGACCACGaattacaaatgcattttcaatttttgaaacggaaaacagtttgttttctccACTTGATTTGAGGGCGAGCTTTAAAAAGGTATCTGAGACAATACAAGCTCCCAACATCAGCCTCGACAGAAGCGATGTTTGCAAAGATGCTGAGCCAGCCAGTACACTGGCCGAACACTCCTATGCAGTTTCTTCCGGGGGAGATACTTTTCAAGGAACACCTTTTCTTGAACAGGACAGCAGCCCTTCGTACAAGATGGGTGAAGACCACTATGAAAATCTCCAAGCCACACCACTCATTCAGCCGGGAAAACAAGCATGCAGTACTCCTAAGACAGGCTTTAAGCCCCAGGGTACTGGTTTGGCTACAGCAAAAGTACCGGCCTCTACAGTAACCACTACAGAAGCCCAACATGAAGCAGTTACTGATCAGacaattatttcctttccaaaaccTCAGAATAAAGCAGGAGATGTCCATTTatccagagaagaggaagacaaTTCTGCTAATGTCTCTGGATCCGTGGCAACTGTCATTCCACCTGTTTACAATTGTAACTGTTGTGCAAAATCATTCAATGACAGGGCGTTACTCAGTACTCATCTTCAGCTCCATTCAGAGCATCAGGAAACTTTCATATGCAAATACTGCAGCAAACAATTTGCAAATCTAAATATACTGGAAAGTCATGAACAAGTCTGCATGAGATCAAGTAGCTTATCGGTTCACAATGGAAACGAACAAAATTTTGCAGATAACTATACTGCTACGGACGGAAGGAATGGAGGTTCATATGCAAATGCAGAGCCTCTGTTGACTGAAAACACCATCACTGATTATTCTAATGCAAACTGCACTTTACCCGAAACAGATCATTTGGTTAAAGTCGTTGATGGGCAGATACTATATACTTGCATCGTTTGCAAGCGTAGTTATGTAACATTGTCTAGCCTTCGAAGACATGCAAATGTGCATTCATGGAGAAGAACATATCCTTGTCACTACTGCAATAAAGTATTCGCATTAGCTGAGTATCGCACCAGACATGAGATCTGGCACACTGGAGAAAGACGGTATCAGTGCATTTTCTGTCTGGAGACTTTTATGACGTACTACATACTAAAAAATCATCAGAAGTCTTTCCATGCAATTGACCATCGTCTCTCAGTAAATAAAAAGACAGCCAACGGAGGGTTAAAACCAAGTATGTACCCATACAAACTTTATCGACTTTTACCTATGAAATGCAGGCGACTACCTTATAAGTCCTACCGAAATTCTTCATATGAAAATGTTCAAACAAGTAGCCAGGTTAACGAAACTGCTTCTACTAACTGTTTCATTCCGAGTTCTCTTAGCTCTGAGCTACCACCACtgaattttcaaagtaatttaataGCAAACAACAGAACTCTTGCCTTGGATACATCTTCATGTAATGATACAGCATCTTCCACGAATACTCAGAATTCTTCCTCTTGGGGAGTAGGTATCTTAAATTCTGACCTGCAAAGGGactttttcacagctgaaaaaagagTTTGCCCTGCTGCAAATGACTCTGGTTCTCAGGAGTGTGATTCCTCAGTTGTGTCTTTAACTAATGTGAATGAAAATTCAACCTCTGTCATCAGTTACAGCAGTTCTGCACCCTCTGTTATAATGCACAGTAGCAGAGTTTCATCAGTAATAATGCACAGTAAAACAGTCACTTCTGTAGAAAACAGTAAGACAGAATCTTCAAATAATCTACCTAGTCAGTCTGTAAGTGATGATTGTAAATATGGGTCAGATAATTATG from Gymnogyps californianus isolate 813 chromosome 10, ASM1813914v2, whole genome shotgun sequence carries:
- the ZBTB38 gene encoding zinc finger and BTB domain-containing protein 38; the protein is MTVMSHSKDLKDDFHSDTVLSILNEQRIRGILCDVTIIVEDTKFKAHSNVLAASSLYFKNIFWSRTICISGHVLELDDLKAEVFTEILNYIYSSTVVVKRQETVMDLAAAGKKLGISFLEDLTDVNFSSSPCPYAYCINEKGTVKEEKHEKRHEDSAVTNGPRITNAFSIFETENSLFSPLDLRASFKKVSETIQAPNISLDRSDVCKDAEPASTLAEHSYAVSSGGDTFQGTPFLEQDSSPSYKMGEDHYENLQATPLIQPGKQACSTPKTGFKPQGTGLATAKVPASTVTTTEAQHEAVTDQTIISFPKPQNKAGDVHLSREEEDNSANVSGSVATVIPPVYNCNCCAKSFNDRALLSTHLQLHSEHQETFICKYCSKQFANLNILESHEQVCMRSSSLSVHNGNEQNFADNYTATDGRNGGSYANAEPLLTENTITDYSNANCTLPETDHLVKVVDGQILYTCIVCKRSYVTLSSLRRHANVHSWRRTYPCHYCNKVFALAEYRTRHEIWHTGERRYQCIFCLETFMTYYILKNHQKSFHAIDHRLSVNKKTANGGLKPSMYPYKLYRLLPMKCRRLPYKSYRNSSYENVQTSSQVNETASTNCFIPSSLSSELPPLNFQSNLIANNRTLALDTSSCNDTASSTNTQNSSSWGVGILNSDLQRDFFTAEKRVCPAANDSGSQECDSSVVSLTNVNENSTSVISYSSSAPSVIMHSSRVSSVIMHSKTVTSVENSKTESSNNLPSQSVSDDCKYGSDNYGKCITKSKTIKEKKKTLLYNRAEATEDMQHVTGSGGSSSKTTNAVQESSKTETYIAKPALPGTSTDSNVAPLCQITVKIGNEAIVKRHILGSKLFCKRGRKSKHESKQDNLIEESEMEIKERSPSRLYSSECLELTEMCDDVSDQDSSDKPWRPYYNYKPKKKSKQLRKMKKTKWRKKHGSKNIIMESHNTCSREYALRNAPEEKAISQEENTEMPNLHCELCERDQSSTAEIQEHVHWHVATSKPYVCELCQKQFQSPSTLKMHMRCHTGEKPYTCKTCGKCFSVPGNLQKHERIHLGVKDFVCQYCNKAFTLNETLKIHERIHTGEKRYHCQFCFQSFLYLSTKRNHEQRHVREHNGKGYACFQCPKICKTAAALGMHQKKHLFKSPGPQDRKEQFCNESTKLLENPHFLGSERSEGKNIQNVTPEVIL